The sequence GAGAAAACATCCTGCGCGGGGAGGGGGCGGCGGCGCGGGCGGCCCGCGTGTCGCACTGCCCGAGGGGGCACTGGTACGGCGGCGAGAACCTGCGGATACGCGGGGACGGGCGGCGGGTGTGCCGGGCGTGCGAGAGAGGGAGGCGCCGGTGACGCAAGATCGCCTGACCTGGCTGGCCTACGACCGGGTGACCCAGTATTGGTGGTGGCGTTCGTGCCCGCCGAAGGGTTAGCCCTGGCGGCGGACCGGGTGACCCTCGTGCAGGTGGAGGAAGAGGTCGTGACCCGGGCAACGAGCACGCAGGTAGTAGTGGGCGTGTCCGGGTTCCGGCGGCAGGGCAACAACAGCGGTCCGGCGGGGTGGGCCCCGGACAGGCGGCGGCTCAAGCCGCCCGTCGAGCTCACTCACTGGTGCCGGGTCGAGCGGCAGTGCCGGGCCCTCGTGAGGCTCAGCCGGCATCGACGCGCTGGCGAGCACGCCCCTCGGGAGGTTGCGGCACGAGCTGCTGGGTGCTCCCGCCGGGCTGGACGCTCAGGAGGAGATCGTCACGGCGCTGGAGTGGATGGCCGAACAGTGGGACGAGTCCAATGTCACCGGCGCTCGCGCCGCCGAGCTGCTGTCGCAACAGTCGCGGGAGTGGTGGGAGGAGGCGGTGTCTGGTCAGATGGAGCGAGGGTAGATGGATTGACAACTACCTGTCACTAGTGATAACTTTCTGTCACTATGACGTTGAGATTCTCCCTGGACACCTTCCTACGCGAACACGGCCTGACGGCCTACCGGCTCGTGAAGGAAACCGAAGGTCTAGTCGCACGGGGCAGCGTGTTTGCAATGGCTCGCGGCGAAAGCGTGAAGCGCGTCGACTTGGAGAATCTGGAACACATCATGGCTGCGCTCGGAGCGCTGACCGGTAAGACCGTGCAGGTCGGCGACCTGATCGCCGGCAGTGTTGAGCCCGCCCAGGTGCGCCGCAGCGCTGCCGATGTTCCCTACACCGACGACGAGGAGACCAATGAGGTCCTTAACGATCACCCCGACATCCTCGAGCGCCTGTCCCGTTACAACGACCGGAAGGTGCCCTCGTGAACGATCAGCTCGGACAGCACCTTGAGCAGTTGACGCATTCTGAGCAACACCGGTTGTTCGTCGCTCTCCAGAAGAACTTCATTGCTCTCTCTCAGCGGCCGGAACTGATTGAAAGAGCCAGGCAAACCACTGAGGATGAAGTCCGGTCCTGGACCGAGAAAGAAACTTCGGAACAGGTACACAGGGCGCGTCAAACGGTCGATCTGGTATGGCAGGAAGGCATCTCTGTACTTGCCCAGCGGTACATCAACGCTCGAGGAGAATCGGGGGTGGACTTCCGGGGCGTCTATGAGGACCTGAGCGAATTGCTGTGGGTCTCTGTCATTAAAGTTGCTGACCAAGAAGAAGCCTCGTTTCACTTTATTGACAAGTTTCTGAAAGCATTCGCGATCCAGATTGGTCCTGCAATTGCCAGGCTGTTT comes from Deinococcus sp. YIM 134068 and encodes:
- a CDS encoding HNH endonuclease signature motif containing protein: MRVARRSTPVHRVAWLLAGHAIPDDLVLDHRCRNRRCVNPDHLEAVTNRENILRGEGAAARAARVSHCPRGHWYGGENLRIRGDGRRVCRACERGRRR
- a CDS encoding helix-turn-helix domain-containing protein; translated protein: MTLRFSLDTFLREHGLTAYRLVKETEGLVARGSVFAMARGESVKRVDLENLEHIMAALGALTGKTVQVGDLIAGSVEPAQVRRSAADVPYTDDEETNEVLNDHPDILERLSRYNDRKVPS